In Harpia harpyja isolate bHarHar1 chromosome 8, bHarHar1 primary haplotype, whole genome shotgun sequence, a genomic segment contains:
- the CD2 gene encoding T-cell surface antigen CD2 isoform X1, which produces MNFRRIFLVKCLLLLFPSVKWSNANGIYRAVNESALLNITAAGSLYDVRWLRDSKKLLQIKDKKVKYYVNKDQCRCKIFLNGTLQIEQVMKEDSGNYTVTVYQQDGKLKAEEVMKLVVQEPVPQPILSAECMNKTISVKCEVKQKTKDETFIIELTQDKSKKIQKNATKLELHTRYSGTFRCVVQNQVSKKMAEKVITCSGHLDVYLILSIAGGAVFFVIFVILLIYCIRKKKAERLEDDDEERMMQARQVDSEMVVRELPQPPCNPTPKQLRVQQRPLPQPQVQQQALPPRPRPRTQQRTPNHPRERP; this is translated from the exons GGTCCAACGCCAATGGGATTTACAGGGCCGTGAATGAGTCAGCTCTTCTCAACATCACTGCTGCTGGGAGCTTATACGATGTAAGATGGCTGAGAGACAGCAAAAAGTTGCTTCAGATAAAAGATAAGAAAGTTAAGTACTATGTGAACAAGGACCAGTGCAGATGTAAGATATTCCTAAATGGGACTCTGCAAATAGAGCAGGTGATGAAAGAAGACAGTGGAAATTACACGGTGACTGTTTATCAGCAGGATGGAAAATTGAAGGCAGAAGAAGTAATGAAGTTGGTCGTTCAGG AGCCTGTCCCTCAGCCAATCCTCAGTGCTGAATGCATGAACAAAACCATATCTGTCAAGTGTGAAGTGAAGCAGAAGACTAAAGATGAAACATTTATAATAGAACTGACTcaagataaaagcaaaaaaatccaaaagaatGCAACAAAGTTGGAATTGCACACACGCTATTCTGGGACGTTCAGATGTGTTGTTCAGAATCAAGTCAGCAAAAAAATGGCTGAAAAAGTAATTACGTGCTCAG GTCATCTGGATGTTTATCTCATCTTAAGCATAGCAGGAGGTGCAGTCTTCTTTGTCATCTTCGTGATTTTGCTTATTTATTgtatcaggaaaaagaaagcagaaaggcttGAAGATGATG ACGAGGAGCGAATGATGCAGGCTCGCCAGGTGGACAGTGAAATGGTGGTGCGGGAGCTCCCTCAGCCGCCGTGCAATCCCACCCCAAAGCAGCTGCGCGTGCAGCAGCGGCCGCTGCCACAGCCCCAGGTGCAGCAGCAAGCGCTGCCCCCGCGGCCCAGGCCCCGCACTCAGCAGCGGACTCCAAACCACCCGAGAGAAAGACCTTGA
- the CD2 gene encoding T-cell surface antigen CD2 isoform X2, protein MGLMTEGSNANGIYRAVNESALLNITAAGSLYDVRWLRDSKKLLQIKDKKVKYYVNKDQCRCKIFLNGTLQIEQVMKEDSGNYTVTVYQQDGKLKAEEVMKLVVQEPVPQPILSAECMNKTISVKCEVKQKTKDETFIIELTQDKSKKIQKNATKLELHTRYSGTFRCVVQNQVSKKMAEKVITCSGHLDVYLILSIAGGAVFFVIFVILLIYCIRKKKAERLEDDDEERMMQARQVDSEMVVRELPQPPCNPTPKQLRVQQRPLPQPQVQQQALPPRPRPRTQQRTPNHPRERP, encoded by the exons GGTCCAACGCCAATGGGATTTACAGGGCCGTGAATGAGTCAGCTCTTCTCAACATCACTGCTGCTGGGAGCTTATACGATGTAAGATGGCTGAGAGACAGCAAAAAGTTGCTTCAGATAAAAGATAAGAAAGTTAAGTACTATGTGAACAAGGACCAGTGCAGATGTAAGATATTCCTAAATGGGACTCTGCAAATAGAGCAGGTGATGAAAGAAGACAGTGGAAATTACACGGTGACTGTTTATCAGCAGGATGGAAAATTGAAGGCAGAAGAAGTAATGAAGTTGGTCGTTCAGG AGCCTGTCCCTCAGCCAATCCTCAGTGCTGAATGCATGAACAAAACCATATCTGTCAAGTGTGAAGTGAAGCAGAAGACTAAAGATGAAACATTTATAATAGAACTGACTcaagataaaagcaaaaaaatccaaaagaatGCAACAAAGTTGGAATTGCACACACGCTATTCTGGGACGTTCAGATGTGTTGTTCAGAATCAAGTCAGCAAAAAAATGGCTGAAAAAGTAATTACGTGCTCAG GTCATCTGGATGTTTATCTCATCTTAAGCATAGCAGGAGGTGCAGTCTTCTTTGTCATCTTCGTGATTTTGCTTATTTATTgtatcaggaaaaagaaagcagaaaggcttGAAGATGATG ACGAGGAGCGAATGATGCAGGCTCGCCAGGTGGACAGTGAAATGGTGGTGCGGGAGCTCCCTCAGCCGCCGTGCAATCCCACCCCAAAGCAGCTGCGCGTGCAGCAGCGGCCGCTGCCACAGCCCCAGGTGCAGCAGCAAGCGCTGCCCCCGCGGCCCAGGCCCCGCACTCAGCAGCGGACTCCAAACCACCCGAGAGAAAGACCTTGA